The proteins below are encoded in one region of Lactuca sativa cultivar Salinas chromosome 3, Lsat_Salinas_v11, whole genome shotgun sequence:
- the LOC111907542 gene encoding mitogen-activated protein kinase homolog MMK2, giving the protein MSVVESSSATTADQSNVKGVLTHGGRYVQYNVYGNLFEVSRKYVPPIRPVGRGAYGIVCAATNAETREEVAIKKIGNAFDNRIDAKRTLREIKLLRHMEHENVIAIKDIIRPPQKENFNDVYIVYELMDTDLHQIIRSNQPLADDHCRYFLYQILRGLKYVHSAHVLHRDLKPSNLLLNANCDLKIGDFGLARTTSETDFMTEYVVTRWYRAPELLLNCSEYTAAIDIWSVGCILGEILTRQPLFPGKDYVHQLRLITELIGSPDDASLGFLRSDNARRYVRQLPQYPRQQFSARFPNKSPGALDLLEKMLVFDPNRRITVDEALCHPYLAPLHEINDEPVCPHPFSFDFEQPSCTEEHIKELIWRESVKFNPDHPNH; this is encoded by the exons ATGTCTGTGGTGGAGTCAAGCTCTGCTACTACAGCGGATCAGAGTAACGTTAAGGGGGTTCTTACACATGGCGGTCGTTACGTTCAGTATAATGTGTACGGTAATCTTTTCGAAGTTTCCCGGAAGTATGTTCCTCCGATCAGACCTGTTGGTAGAGGCGCTTATGGAATCGTTTG tGCTGCAACGAATGCGGAGACACGTGAAGAAGTTGCCATAAAGAAAATTGGGAATGCTTTTGACAACAGAATAGATGCGAAAAGGACTCTAAGAGAAATTAAGCTTCTTCGTCACATGGAACATGAAAAT GTTATTGCAATCAAAGACATCATACGGCCTCCACAGAAGGAAAACTTCAATGATGTTTACATTGTTTATGAGTTGATGGACACGGATCTTCATCAAATAATACGCTCTAATCAACCTCTGGCTGATGATCATTGTCGG TATTTTCTTTACCAAATTCTAAGAGGACTGAAATACGTTCATTCGGCACACGTGTTGCATCGTGATCTAAAACCAAGCAACTTACTTCTGAATGCAAATTGTGACCTAAAAATTGGGGATTTTGGGCTTGCAAGAACCACTTCAGAAACGGATTTCATGACCGAATATGTTGTGACTCGTTGGTATCGCGCCCCTGAATTGCTCTTAAATTGTTCCGAGTACACGGCCGCCATTGACATCTGGTCCGTCGGCTGCATCCTTGGTGAGATCCTCACTCGACAGCCCTTGTTTCCAGGCAAAGATTATGTTCATCAGCTCAGACTTATCACAgag ctcATTGGTTCACCTGATGATGCAAGTCTTGGCTTTCTAAGAAGCGATAATGCAAGAAGATATGTGAGACAGCTTCCTCAGTATCCAAGACAACAATTCTCTGCCAGATTCCCAAATAAATCCCCTGGAGCTTTAGATCTGCTTGAAAAGATGCTTGTATTTGACCCAAACAGGCGTATTACAG TTGATGAGGCGTTATGTCACCCGTATTTGGCACCTCTTCATGAAATCAACGATGAGCCGGTGTGCCCTCATCCTTTTAGCTTCGACTTTGAGCAGCCTTCATGCACTGAAGAACACATCAAAGAGCTTATTTGGAGGGAGTCTGTCAAATTCAATCCTGACCATCCAAATCACTGA